The following DNA comes from Carassius carassius chromosome 41, fCarCar2.1, whole genome shotgun sequence.
gatgctgtttgttacacacagtagagcaataaaaaacacagtcttaccgtttcaattgcatgcaattttgttggaatggcgcttctcccgagcttcgatgccaacttcacCTGATATAGCCCCAAATTTGTAAAGGATTTCAgcgttttgttttgatttgtttagcacaaacacgtaacgataagccagtgggaagggttgaaggaaccgcttcattaaaaatgaatttaatccactggtctctgatagctaggtccattcttggtagagaaaacacatttacatgttgattctggcagtcaaccacagagcaactcacgtgtgcactagttccagcgcctttctcgactgaatataagggggagaggggaagggcgagcttcctgctgcggtgtccatatatggtatatcctgccccgtcttgacgtcaagacggggaagaaatcaaagtctcgtatttgagtgcgcgtgcacgtgggctattttacaaaccctgaggtaaacaaacgcttcattattaaatatcggcttcccggccagtgtataaacgttgggcaatcataacatacattgattctcgtggaaaagtgcaaattgtgggtcatgactcctttaatgaTTCCACTATTGTTTTAGTTCTTCTGAGGAAAAACTTTGTGAGTTGTACAATTGACTTTCAGCTCAGTGAATAAGTGAAGAACTGTTCAtattgattcagtgactcactagAATGATTCAGCTCAATACAGCATAACtttaagaatatttttaaagatttatataCAAAAATCAAGTTATTATAGTCCTTTGTTTGtgaaaaaatgtctttcttttctttgaaAATGGGTCTCAATTCTCATCAATATTAGTCATTAAACTAGTCAAAATTATTTCACACACAAtgttaataacattttttttttcttttatgcacatccatgttgttgttgttttttttgcgcaGAATGTATTGGAACAGAAAAAATTACAACATCTgcattaaaggcacaatatgtaatttttctgctttaaaaatagcagatatcactatatctgttatatttttttttgttgtgtacttacattatcccgacagtttccacgaactttaaaatccggagaaaattatagtttaattagaagacacggcacgtttctttatttccgttttgtcgcccgtctatggcgtcatataaactttgacccctctagtttatctaacttcctgcagaaccgccaaatacaaaggtgaacagaagcaaagacgagacgaagaagaaaaagtagtagctagccttgatcgagactattattttatatttatattgtttatattcgtattgatacctcaatcaataacttagttatggatcatgattatgctttgcctgcacgttctgtgaagcgcaaacgtacgggtgaaataaatgacctgagaaggttttgggacgaagaagaaacgagacacgggtaaatattggagttgcatttccaagatagagagagcttcgtgacaagctgaaactacagagagatgtttgcattctgataaacaggtatgcatccattcagctaactatatctatccatatattttgtgaaatgatgatgtcttgtgtaaaacgcagacggactagctctcatgtagagtataatgtaaatctacattgttctatatctagctggataaagtagctttttttaacatgtattgtttttatcaatattactactagctagatggaatattgatttgataggggtctgataattcatatatctctccgttcgaaaagacgtgattgtcaaaatactaggctgctgctgctgctgctgtaggtgaagggagaccgctgacagaccaggctcttatttttttttcttatatctatacttcatgttgaacataaatataaagcctactgataaaggacaccgtcaacagtattgacggcaaaatagacgatgtttgacaggtgcaatatttgaaaatcgataattatttatttattttttaaattacatttatatctgaatttatgtcaacctatagacttcaaacatcaaaatgtcatgaattaatatgtatttgtgtacaaaattacatataaacatattttccaattatattttgcctgtaaacgcttccaacacgcgtgcgtgtcgcgtgaaaaataggcgtcggttctatttctagcaagcacgcgttttccgcgcgccttGAGCTGCGCGTctcacaggcagtctgcaagctctaacctattaacatgggagccgaattaaaaactgacacgccacgcagctgagacgcttgtgccatgcatccagtgtgtcgccggcctcagttaaaatgagtgaggaatgtggggagcgacagagcgcgtgttccaatgaacaacaactcccatgagcctacgctctttcccgacgtcatcaaagtacgtcttatgttattattttgattgatgacccctggtggccaaaaattccatactgtgcgtttaaaGGCTCTGACATGAGATCATTGGCATAATGATCTATGAAGATGTACATTCTTAGGAGCACAATTCATAATGGCATACACGcccacattaaaggggtcatatgtgaccctggaccacaaaacctaaTAGgggtcataagggtcaatttttttaaattgagatttgtacatcatctgaaagctgaataaataagctttccattgatgtatggtttataatctgacaatatttggccaagaattctaaatattgaaaaaaatcaacttataaagttgtccaaattaagtcatggcggaatatcctgtgatgtccacatcGCAGTGCACTTACGttcaaatagaacaaacgtctgaagccataagagaaatgtgcagagcaggggggcaggaggactggaattgagaaccgctgctcaaaactcacgttttaatcaccagtggcaaatcctttacacatgtaaacatacttacagactgtgagtcagaaaagccagcattgtagtcttctctcccaggaacaggaaacagtcctccataaaacgAGTTGCgcacatctaaatatttgggttgaactgttctggaacagtgttgtaaatacaacttatccactgatttctagttgtgtcctcttttggataaccaaacaaagtattttcgctttcacaacgaaacaccaTTTCCACAACATGGTGCCGGCGGTTATAGCGAGAATCAAAGTTTatgtcttctttctttgcgtgaaaatTTGTATGAAAATCgccccacacagtgatgtagacgtgggggcgtgtttaaacaaggcgttttaggagggcatggacaagtcttgacttttataaagaatatctatttGGGTTTGGAACTccagagagaaaggaaaactttaaatcgcatcatacgaCCCCTTTAACATACTAGTATTACCATGATCAAACCATTTAATTTCAATCAGCTGGTGGTGATGCCATTAACTTCAAATGGAGTGGCTACATGGGTTTATTTAGGCTTTATAAGGTGGAGGACAAAGGGGTGTTACTAGGCAACAGGAGATTAGTGTTTCTTGgaggaggtctgggaggatttgTTGTCAGGCTGTATAGCTGGGTCACCTGTCAACCCCTCGTGAATCCTCAGAGAGAAAATTAATGTGCCTCTATTGATGATATCAGAGTCTCATAATTGTTTAAAAACTCTGAAAGCCCCCAATAAATGTAAGAACCAACCCACCACTATGAGATGGGCTTTCTACATTGACTTTGGTATTATATTGTTCAGAGATTTATTCTACATAAGGACACTGTTACTGTTGCCTTACTCCAGTTTTTAAACCTGTAATTTTATTTCTTCATTGGAAAACaatgattttttatatattattttatatgaatatatatgcgtgtgtgtatgttatattaaaactatatttaGTGTGATTCAATAAGTTCAAATGTTTTCAGTatgcatatttttgtttttaatttgatattattttattgatatattgttaaattgatttacaaatatttaatatcaaCAAGCTAATTCATTCTCTACTTTGTAAAACctaacaattatattatatattaaaaatacattaaggtaTATAGCTTTTATAGTTGACTAAATGATGCATATTCGTAATAACATGTAAAATTATAGGTTTTATGGGACTGCATAGGGTAAATAACAAATTTAATTctgggttgaactgttccttgAAATCACTTGATTGTATATCAATGACCCATGAATATAACTTCTTTCAATTGCTTAGTCATCCACCACATGTCCACCAAAGAACGGCGTATCCGAGCAATAAAAGAGATGGCGCGCACCCTGCGTGTAGGAGGCCGGATCATGATTTACGTGTGGGCCATGGAGCAGAAGAGACGCAAATTTGAGAAGCAAGACATCTTTGTTCCCTGGAACCCCAATCCCCCTTTATCTCCCGCCTTAAGACAGCGAGGCAATGGATCCCAAAGCATCAGCGATGGCACTGCTTCCAGCAACAAGCACAGGAAAGTGAAAAGCACATCCTCCATGGTGGACGAGGGTGACTCAGTTGGCCCCAGCAAGCAGAAACAACAGAAGTTTTGGTTCTTCTCCAGATCTTTAGATTCAGTGCTGGACTTCACCAGCCTGACCATGTCCCGTTCCTCTTCCAACACTATACAAACCCCTGTCAATGAAGCGAAGGAAAGCAGAAGCCGGCGAACTAGTAGTAGAGGTTTCATCAGGAAGATGTCCAGCCTTTTTTCATCCTCTTCCAGGACCAGTCTAGAAGAAGACGTCTTCATTTCAGTTCCCAATGACCAGGtccataaaaacaacaacagaagttCTGGGAATGGAAATGAGACTTCTCCTGTGGAGCTTGTCCATGACTGTTCCTCAGTACCACTGCCCGACTTGGTGTCCTATCAGAGGGATCAGTCAACTCTTGAAGGACACGTGGAGGTAGATGGTAAATCGAGCTTAAAAGAGCCCTTGCAGAGGCAGGATAGCACAGCTTCTCTTTTGGAAAGCGATGAGTTGAAAAGACAGAGCAGTGAACAGCTGAAGGACTCTTGTCTGAGGTACTACCATGTATTCAGGGAAGGAGAACTGACACAGTTGATCCAAAACCATGTTGATGAGCTCCATGTTCTGCACTCTTACTTGGACCATGCCAATTGGTGCGTGGTGGCTGAGAAGGTCCAAGTCTGGAAAGTTTAAatctcattttaaatgtcttaaatgttttaatttataacCTCTGTTTTAATGTCTCTAAAAGTTTTagtttgagattttaagtttggGACCAGAGAGCTAATATTAAACATTAGCTATTCAGTATCAATGGCAATAACAAGCAAGGTATTGATGCTTTGACAAGACCAGTGTTGGTTCAAATTGTAACACTAAAGCTAGTCTTACATTGAAATTTGCTATACTAAATTTAGCTTTACTCTCCATTCATTCTTTGTGATGTCTTAGTTTTCAGTTGAAAATAACTGATTTAACTGATATCACTGTTAAGCAATGCCTGCCTGAAACAGGAATCATAGCATATCTTTTAACCAAACGATGTGAGCACATACGTAGTGTTTCCTTATTGGACACTCTTCAGgagtttgtctgtgtgttgtgtgaagcttTTAGCATTTGTGTTGTGGTCTGAAGCTTTTAAACAAGATTTTAACTAATCAACTGCACATGATGAATTCCCATCTTGAAAACTTGAACAGCTGAAACATGTTTGTGCTGCTGTTGTAAATTGTGTATGTTTATATTGGTGTTAACTTGACCATGTCAGAATGTCACAACAAAGGACTTTAATTTTCCGTTAAACTTGAAccatttttatgtgtatttttgacttaaatataataaaatcagtATATTTAGTTTTATCTGACCCATTGGTGCAAATTCATGTCTTTTATAGTGAAACTTACTTTACTTTAAATGTGTTCTtcttaaataataaactaaaagcGTAATAGCACACTATTAATTAATTCTCCAATACACTATTTATATATGTACTTTTTAAAACATATGCTAAgaaaatttattattatgaattatttaaattactttttatcatTAACAAATAGTATAATAAAAGCACTGTTTTTATCTACCGGTACTGGGCTCAAAATCaaattcatgtattttttttagtgaaaattaattatattaaataactttttattcgATCTGTCTTATACTATATGATGAGTGATGACGTTGCCCTGGTTTGATGTTGTTATCTgtggttttgttgtttttactttgtacagcacattggtcaacGGTAGTTGTGtttaattgtgctttataaataaattgaaatttatattaatttagtataatactactactactactaataataataataatattataataatgtaaattattgtcCTATGTAAAATacctatttattattaataataataaatattaaaagtgcAAGAATTGAAAGGATTGCTTGAATAAATATggcatttttattcataaaatctaTTGCATACAATTGCTATGGCACAGTGATCATGGCACTGTAAAACGGTCATGTGGTCCTTCTCAGTACCCAACAATCTTAGATTGTTTAGCACCTGCTGTCTATTTTCATTCTTGAGTTAAAATCCATGTTCTCTCCAAACCTAAATGCAGAAATGGGAACCATTAAAAGCAATCCTCTGAAAGTGCAATACTGATTTTTACATTTGACTGGGACAGAAAGCGGTACTATGAAAGCAAAATCTGCTTCTTAAAAACATCAACATGTAAAAACAGCGCATAGCATGTAACTTTCTGACAATTTtccaactatatatttttttaaaaatctatctatctatatatatatatatatatatatatatatatatatatatatatatatatatatatatatatataaagggatcatagcaaaacagtcaagagaaaaacattagataaaatcaataaaaatatgattaaaggCACCTAATAATATGTGTTCAATTCATGCAGGTCCATGAAATACCATGTAACTTTCATTATGAATTCTGTGAGCTCACCTTTGATGCAGCTCTGTGAATTATTGAGTGCCTGCGCCCCAGTCGATCAATATCTCTGGAATAGCCTCCTCCAATAACAGTTGCCACAGGAATGCCCTTTTTAATGACTGTCTGAAGTACATAAAGATCCCTCCGGTAAAGTCCTATGACGGGTAAAACGCACAAAGACATTGAAGGGTCAATTACATAAAATACTGCTTCGATTTTACAATATATAATGTACTTAATAGAGTGAAAGGATTCACCTTCATCTGTGAGACGAAGTCTTCCAAGTTCATCCTCCCAGTGTGGATCCACACCAGAATCATACAGCACCAGATCCGGTCGGATTCTCTCCAGTAACCAAGGGAGGTGTTCCTGGACTGCAcaggaaattacatttttacatagtACCACACCTAGGCTTATTTAAAGGAGTAGgtcatccaaaaacaaaacatttcttaaaatgtactcaccctcaggcaatccaagatgtagatgactttgtttcttctttgGGAAAAATTTGGGGCGTTACATCCCTTGctcatcctctgcagtgaatgggtgccatcagaatgagtgatcttaacagctgataaaaacatcagaataacccacaagtaatccacacgactccagtccatcaattaccatcttatgaagtgaaaagctgcgtgtttatagaaaacaaatccatcattaaggcctTTTTAACAAACCATAACTTCTGGTTAATACGCAATACAATAAATGTCCTCATAATATCGTCCATAATGTTGCTTTTTCAGTGTAAAATGATCTTttatcaggagagaaatatgcacaatcaACACTATTTACAAGcgaaaactaattttaaacaaATACGTCAATGGAtattgatgtgagaggacaacgggATTGACATTCACTGGAGAAAGTGTTATTATTGattatatgctaatttgtttggCCAGAGGGTGTCAAGTTACAATGCCCTGATGATGAATTTGTGGCTTACAAACATAGCTttccacttcacaagatgttgatTGATGGACTGGAATGGATTGCATGAAttgctgtgatgtttttatcagctgtctggactctcattctgacggcacccattcactgcagaggatccattggtgagcaagtgatgtaatgctacatttctccagttctgttctgatgaagaaagaaactcatctacatctgggatggcctgagggtgagtctaatttcagcaaatattaattttgtatgaactattattttaatagagatttatagaaattattaaaatttatttaaaagtcaAAAAGTGATATGCTTATGGTTTTGTGTAGGTGTAAAAAGAAAATACCTTTGGAAAGATACTCTTTGTCTTCAGTGCCGTCTTCCAAACTGACATCCAGGTCACTCTGCTGCTTTCGCACAGGAAAGTTTTTCCCACAATGCACTGAGAAGGTGAAAACATCGGGTTCATCCTTAAATATGAATGCTGTGCCATCACCCTagtgaacagagaaaaaaaaacattactgtatCATGAATATTATATAGAATTCAGGAAAGCAACAGCATTTTGGTCAGTACaacagtttctttttttcagtttcaaatgTAAATGATTCATCCActgttattaaatatttcttcctcaaaaataaaaccaaaggTTTAAAGGCTGACCCCTTGGAAGTCATGTACCTGATGTACATCCAGATCCACAATGAGAATCCTCCTCCTGGATGTGGACTCACCCATCAGGTGTTTGGCGGCCACAGCCAGGTCATTGAGCAGACAGAAGCCTGAGCCGAAGCTGGGGAAGGCATGATGCGTCCCTCCGGCTGTACTGCATGCCAGTCCCCTCTGCATGGCGATCTCTGCTGCCAGCACTGTGCCACCTGGACCACACCTCACATGAGAGAAATACATTACATGACACTCCAAGGCGGGGGGAAACAGAACAATACACTGTCGTTTTACAAACTTCCATAGCTGCATATTAGTgcaatatgtaaacaaaaaaagaaaaaaaaaatttgtgcatATGCAAATCAAGCCTTTTCCAATgtgacataattttcataacaAATAAGGTCTGTATTTtagtaataatactaaaacatttttttttaaataaagtataattttaaatgtatgtcatggttaaaattattgtaatataatctgtctatatatatctatatacaaaACCAAATCTATAAAATTAGTcacataacaaaaaatgtaagttaaaaaattatattattagttaAGCTAATttagaatattaataaatattataatagcatAAGAATAATAGTAAAACAACACTATACAAATTAAGAAATGTCCAAATTAGGCTTCGTTTTTATTTTGCAACTTTATTTTGATGTTAGAGTAAAATATAACCCAGACAATTCACTTCACAATTTTGACTTGAAGCACATACTAAATCGCATACCTGTTTCATATCTACAGCGTTGCACTAAACCAAAACTCCACATGAATCCGGTTCGCCTCTGATCTTTCTCACTAATTTTACCACTGATAAAGTTGGACAGGTACTCCTCAGTATGTGCACGTCTCAGAAGCTCAGTGGAGGCAATCTTAGGGGCCCACACCTATAAGACAGAgacatttaaagtatattaagcTTGGCTTTGTTAAATATGCATGTGTTAATATAAGTTCCAGATTCACTAAGCATGTCCAACCTGTTTATCTGTTATGACCTGATCTCTGAGCAGACTCTCCAGGACTTTGGGGAACTTTCCCATGGGAAACCTGTGGTTTTCAGGGAGGTCACATATGTACTTGACATGATGAACTATAGGAAGTGCTCTCGATTCAAGGCAAgtctgtgaagaaaaaaaaacacatgcaaatgagtgAGAGCAGTGTACTAGATTTAGGGAGTTCAATGTGATAAGGACATATTACATGTTCAGCGTTAAAAGACCTCCTCCATGTTCCCTGCATTGGGTTTCGTTTCAGAAATGTTTCCTCGTGTTCCACAAGTTTGCATTTAATAGCTGCTCTACAGATAGATTTTTGACATAGTAAATGAAACATTGCTGCCTTACAATGGCTTACAACTGCTTGTTTACAAAACGCGTGCAGTTACACAATCAGCAACTATTAAATACGTCgcttcattatatattttttaaaacgcGTTCTGAATCAGATTAAATGTTATTCATGATACGGgcgcaaaaacaaaatatttccacGATCAGCCCATATACATGCGTGtgtatcatagactgtataaaaataggtGTGTATACATGAGACGTTTGTGTTTCTGGGGTCcgtgttgttttctttttcttgttgtaATGGAAGTGTGCTACTGCCACCGTCTG
Coding sequences within:
- the LOC132123527 gene encoding probable tRNA methyltransferase 9B, whose protein sequence is MDEAASHLERDHVHSVYERIAPYFNDSRYKAWPKVKQFLLEQEPGSIVADVGCGNGKYLHINEDIFKLGCDVCRPLVDSAWSRGHEVQLCDGLRLPYRDGCFDAVLSIAVIHHMSTKERRIRAIKEMARTLRVGGRIMIYVWAMEQKRRKFEKQDIFVPWNPNPPLSPALRQRGNGSQSISDGTASSNKHRKVKSTSSMVDEGDSVGPSKQKQQKFWFFSRSLDSVLDFTSLTMSRSSSNTIQTPVNEAKESRSRRTSSRGFIRKMSSLFSSSSRTSLEEDVFISVPNDQVHKNNNRSSGNGNETSPVELVHDCSSVPLPDLVSYQRDQSTLEGHVEVDGKSSLKEPLQRQDSTASLLESDELKRQSSEQLKDSCLRYYHVFREGELTQLIQNHVDELHVLHSYLDHANWCVVAEKVQVWKV
- the hdac12 gene encoding uncharacterized protein SYNPCC7002_A1628, with translation MFHLLCQKSICRAAIKCKLVEHEETFLKRNPMQGTWRRSFNAEHTCLESRALPIVHHVKYICDLPENHRFPMGKFPKVLESLLRDQVITDKQVWAPKIASTELLRRAHTEEYLSNFISGKISEKDQRRTGFMWSFGLVQRCRYETGGTVLAAEIAMQRGLACSTAGGTHHAFPSFGSGFCLLNDLAVAAKHLMGESTSRRRILIVDLDVHQGDGTAFIFKDEPDVFTFSVHCGKNFPVRKQQSDLDVSLEDGTEDKEYLSKVQEHLPWLLERIRPDLVLYDSGVDPHWEDELGRLRLTDEGLYRRDLYVLQTVIKKGIPVATVIGGGYSRDIDRLGRRHSIIHRAASKVWREHGF